A single genomic interval of Perca fluviatilis chromosome 19, GENO_Pfluv_1.0, whole genome shotgun sequence harbors:
- the LOC120547975 gene encoding phytanoyl-CoA hydroxylase-interacting protein-like isoform X2 — protein MVSRGSKSQDGSSSEMEELPVPQNIKISNITCDSFKICWDMEPRNKERITHYFIDLNKKENKNSNKFKHKDVPTKLVAKAVPLPMTVRGHWFLSPRTEYTVAVQTASKQTDGDYAISEWSEIIEFCTADYSTVHLNQLLEKAEVIAGRMLRFSVFYRNQNKEYFDHAKEAQDNRMLQSVKDNSGSHGSPISGKLEGIFFSCNTEFNTGKPPQDSPYGRHRFEVRADTLFNPDTNLYFGDFYCMYTAYHYVILVLAPKGSMGDEFCKQRLPALDITNNRFLTCKKGEEGDGSLVFHHAQDVILEVIYTEPVDLALGSVAEISGHQLMSMSTVNAKKDPSCKICNISVGR, from the exons ATGGTAAGCAGAG GAAGTAAATCCCAGGATGGCAGCAGCTCCGAGATGGAGGAGCTCCCTGTTCCTCAGAACATCAAGATCAGCAATATAACCTGCGACTCCTTCAAGATCTGCTGGGACATGGAGCCGCGCAACAAGGAGCGCATCACACACTACTTTATTGACCTGAACAAGAAGGAGAACAAAAACTCAAACAAGTTCAAACACAAG GATGTTCCTACTAAGCTGGTAGCCAAAGCAGTGCCCCTGCCCATGACGGTTCGGGGCCACTGGTTCTTGAGCCCGCGCACAGAGTACACCGTTGCTGTCCAAACCGCATCAAAACAGACTGATGGGGACTACGCCATCTCTGAGTGGAGCGAGATCATCGAGTTCTGCACTGCTG ATTATTCCACAGTGCATCTAAACCAGCTGTTGGAAAAGGCAGAGGTCATCGCCGGCCGGATGCTGCGTTTCTCTGTCTTCTACAGGAACCAGAATAAAGAGTACTTCGACCACGCCAA GGAGGCGCAGGATAACCGGATGCTGCAGTCAGTGAAAGACAACAGTGGCAGCCACGGCTCACCCATCAGTGGCAAGCTAGAGGGCATTTTCTTCAGCTGCAACACAGAGTTCAACACAGGCAAGCCTCCACAGGACTCCCCTTACGGCCGCCACCGCTTTGAGGTTCGGGCTGACACGCTCTTCAACCCGGACACCAACCTGTACTTTGGAGACTTCTACTGCATGTATACAGCTTACCACTATGTTATTTTGGTCCTGGCACCAAAGGGCTCCATGGGAGATGAGTTCTGTAAGCAGAGGCTTCCTGCACTAGACATCACCAACAACCGTTTCCTTACCTGCAAGAAGGGTGAAGAGGGGGATGGCAGTCTGGTGTTTCACCACGCCCAGGATGTCATCCTAGAGGTGATCTACACGGAGCCCGTAGACCTGGCGTTAGGCTCTGTGGCTGAGATCAGTGGGCACCAGCTGATGAGCATGTCTACAGTAAATGCCAAGAAGGACCCCAGCTGCAAGATCTGCAACATCAGTGTTGGACGCTAA
- the LOC120547975 gene encoding phytanoyl-CoA hydroxylase-interacting protein-like isoform X1, with amino-acid sequence MEVPGLAHNITSPLSPCEGMIKDLSLDAIQLCERDGSKSQDGSSSEMEELPVPQNIKISNITCDSFKICWDMEPRNKERITHYFIDLNKKENKNSNKFKHKDVPTKLVAKAVPLPMTVRGHWFLSPRTEYTVAVQTASKQTDGDYAISEWSEIIEFCTADYSTVHLNQLLEKAEVIAGRMLRFSVFYRNQNKEYFDHAKEAQDNRMLQSVKDNSGSHGSPISGKLEGIFFSCNTEFNTGKPPQDSPYGRHRFEVRADTLFNPDTNLYFGDFYCMYTAYHYVILVLAPKGSMGDEFCKQRLPALDITNNRFLTCKKGEEGDGSLVFHHAQDVILEVIYTEPVDLALGSVAEISGHQLMSMSTVNAKKDPSCKICNISVGR; translated from the exons ATGGAGGTACCAGGATTGGCGCACAACATCACTAGTCCATTAAGTCCCTGCGAGGGGATGATCAAGGACCTGAGCTTGGACGCCATACAGTTATGCGAGCGAGATG GAAGTAAATCCCAGGATGGCAGCAGCTCCGAGATGGAGGAGCTCCCTGTTCCTCAGAACATCAAGATCAGCAATATAACCTGCGACTCCTTCAAGATCTGCTGGGACATGGAGCCGCGCAACAAGGAGCGCATCACACACTACTTTATTGACCTGAACAAGAAGGAGAACAAAAACTCAAACAAGTTCAAACACAAG GATGTTCCTACTAAGCTGGTAGCCAAAGCAGTGCCCCTGCCCATGACGGTTCGGGGCCACTGGTTCTTGAGCCCGCGCACAGAGTACACCGTTGCTGTCCAAACCGCATCAAAACAGACTGATGGGGACTACGCCATCTCTGAGTGGAGCGAGATCATCGAGTTCTGCACTGCTG ATTATTCCACAGTGCATCTAAACCAGCTGTTGGAAAAGGCAGAGGTCATCGCCGGCCGGATGCTGCGTTTCTCTGTCTTCTACAGGAACCAGAATAAAGAGTACTTCGACCACGCCAA GGAGGCGCAGGATAACCGGATGCTGCAGTCAGTGAAAGACAACAGTGGCAGCCACGGCTCACCCATCAGTGGCAAGCTAGAGGGCATTTTCTTCAGCTGCAACACAGAGTTCAACACAGGCAAGCCTCCACAGGACTCCCCTTACGGCCGCCACCGCTTTGAGGTTCGGGCTGACACGCTCTTCAACCCGGACACCAACCTGTACTTTGGAGACTTCTACTGCATGTATACAGCTTACCACTATGTTATTTTGGTCCTGGCACCAAAGGGCTCCATGGGAGATGAGTTCTGTAAGCAGAGGCTTCCTGCACTAGACATCACCAACAACCGTTTCCTTACCTGCAAGAAGGGTGAAGAGGGGGATGGCAGTCTGGTGTTTCACCACGCCCAGGATGTCATCCTAGAGGTGATCTACACGGAGCCCGTAGACCTGGCGTTAGGCTCTGTGGCTGAGATCAGTGGGCACCAGCTGATGAGCATGTCTACAGTAAATGCCAAGAAGGACCCCAGCTGCAAGATCTGCAACATCAGTGTTGGACGCTAA